The genomic DNA AACAACAATCCAGCACTACCGGCAACTCATTATCGACAAGCTAAAACAGACCGCACCATTTAGTGATCTCGAACAACATATTGTGCTTGAAAAACAGTTTACGCCTGTGGATTTCAAAGAACAGTTCGGCGCATATAACGGTGCTACCTTTGGGTTAAGACCGACCTTAAAGCAAAGTAACTATTACCGGCCCCATAATAAATTTGACTATGCCGACCACCTTTATTTCTGCGGCAGCAGTACACACCCCGGCGCTGGTGTTCCAATCGTCATGCAAAGCGCTAAATTAGCCGTTGAGGAGTTGATTAAAGATGATCCAGACCAACCTTAAGTTCGAACAACACCGTGCCGATTTTGATTACTGTCAATCAATTACAAAACAGTCCTCGAATGCATTTTATACCGCTTTTTCAAAATTACCACAGACCCGCGCATGGAGCATTTACGCCGTCTATGCCTTTTGCCGAACAGCGGATGATCTCGTTGATATTCACCACGATATCGCAGGTCTGGTAGCGCTACGGCGATCTCTAACTGACTTTGCCGCTGGCCACATTCCTAATCACCCAATGTGGCGCGCCCTAGCAGTTGTATTTGAGACTTACGATATGAATATCGATGCCTTTTTCGACATGCTTAGCGGTCAAGAACAAGACGCCAACTTTACACAACCGACAACGCAACGAGAACTAGAACGCTATTGTTATTACGTTGCTGGCTCAGTTGGCTTAATGATTCTGCCAATGCTGGCTACTAATCATCAAACCATTACTCAACCAGCTATCCACTTAGGAATCGCCATGCAATTAACGAATATATTGCGAGATATTGGTGAAGATTACCAACATGGCCGCATTTATTTGCCAACTGAATGTCTGCATCATTATCAGCTCCAATCGACAGCTCTAGGGGCACATACTCCTTCCACACACTTTATTGAGCTCTGGGAACATGAAGCACAAATTGCAATGACTAATTATGAATCAGCCTTAACCATGCTGCCGACCATCGATCCCGTCGCTCGGCCATCACTGCTGGCAGCAACGGCCCTTTACCGTGAGTTATTGATAGTTGCTCGTGAACAACAATACCCGGTATTAACACAACGAGTATTCCTAACCACCAACCGAAAAACGCAGGTGCTTCAACAAGTTGCTACCACCATTCAAGCATTAACGATCCACTGATACGCCCCATTCGAAACTAAAATGGTGGTGACAATGGCACATAGTCGTATCGCAATATTGACCACCCACAAGCAATTTTCTGCCTTTTTCTGGACCATGCAGGCGATTTAGTTACCTTTTAACGGTCAAACTACTATACTAAACATATAGTGACTGGACATCTCCTTCAGCCACTTGAACCTTTTTCATTTACTCCTCCAAAGTTAATGAAAAACAAGCTCGCTGGGGATGCCACCTAGCGACCAGTGCAATTCATAGGTCATCGCCCGCCGCGATGGCCTTTTATATTGTCGTGATAAATATTTTCATATTACTTTCAATCGGCGTATCATATTTATGAGAGACTAGGAGTGATATTGAATGAATAGAACACGCATGCTGGCCGGGATTGGTACCCCAGTGGCCATCTTTTCAACTGCCTTATTAGCGAGTGAAAAACTCTATGATTTCGCTTTCAAACGCGTTGATTACGTTCCCGAAACTTCCGCGGATAAGCAAAAATACGCTGATGCCTATTACGCTTATGTCGATTGGCTACATCGGCAGCCCGTACAACAATGGCAATTGAACGTCAATGATGCCGATAACCACCTTGTCGCCCAGTATGTACCGGCCAAAACAGCTAGTGAGCGAACCGTCATTATTTCCCATGGCTACAAGGGTGATGGCGAAACTATGGCTAACTACGCTTACATGTTCCATCAGATGGGTTACAATGTCTTACTTCCTGATGACCGCGGTCACGGTCAAAGCGCTGGTAAATATATTAGTTTTGGCTGGCAAGATCGTCGTGATTATCTTGGCTGGATCGACAAAGTCATCCGTCTTAACGGCGTCCACACTGAAATCATCTTATTTGGCGTCAGCATGGGCGGTGCCACCGTTGAAATGGTCAGCGGCGAACATTTGCCAAACCAAGTTAAGGCAATTATTGCCGACTGTGGTTATACCAGTGTCGAAGAAGAGCTCGCTTACTTATTAAAGCGCCAATTTCACCTACCAAAGTACCCCTTCGTACCGATGGTCAGTTTTATTAATCGTCATCGCATGGGGTATTATCTGAGTGATGTCAGCTCAGTTGAGCAACTCAGGCGCAACCACCGGCCAATCTTTTTCATTCACGGTGAACAGGATATCTACGTCCCCAGTTGGATGCTAAAAAAGAATTACCAAGCAGCTAATGAACCTAAACAAATGTGGCAAGTTCCCAACGCCACTCACGCTGAGAGTTTTTGGATCGATCCCGCTGAATATCAAAACCATATTACAGCATTTTTAGATCACTACGTTCCACACAATTAAACTAATGCAAATCGAAAGTGAGGCAAAGGGTGGTTAAAGGGTGGTTTGCTTGCGAACAACCTTTTGGCGCACGTTTCGACAATATTGACAAAAAAATTGTGCTCGGCTTCTTGAGAAAATACTCAAGAAGCCGAGCACAAATAGTTTTGTTCAGACCCTTGTTTGGTTATCTTAACGGTCAATCTAGTTACTAACTTTATGAGCAACTAATAATCCGTGCTAACCGATCCGCCATCCGTTCAAGATTGGCTGGTCCTTGCGCCATTGCCTGATCTAAAGTCATGACCTGATCGACAATCGGTAATACGGCCGTGACACCTTGCTTAGCAAACGTTTCGTTAGTCCCTTTTTGCCGACCAACTAATAAATAACACGGTTTGCCGGCCGTCTGCGCTAATTGACTGAGCTGTATCGGTACTTTCCCCATAAAACTCTGATCATCCACTTGCCCTTCACCAGAAATAACCAAGTCCGCTTGGGCCACCTTCGTCTTAAGCTGGCTCATTGCAGCCAGTAGTTGAAATCCAGATTGAACTTGGGCGTGTAAAAAGTAGCGCAAAGCAAAACCAATCCCACCAGCGGCCCCATCGCCTTCATGAGCACTTACCGTACCACTTGCGACCGTCATATAATGCGCCAAGGCGCGATCGTGAGTCTGAACGTGATCTGCCGGTAAGCCCTTTTGTGGGCCAAAAATCTTCGCCGCTCCATTCGGCCCTGTTAACGGATTGGTTACGTCCGCCGCACTAATAAATGTCACTCCCGCTAATTGTGGCAAGATATCCTGATCATCAATCCGGGTGATGCGACTTAAATCGGCGCCAGTCATGTCTAATTCCTGACCATCGGCCGCCATAAATCGATACCCGAGGGCCCGCAGTATCCCAGCACCACCGTCAACTGTGCCGCTACCACCTAACCCCAGAATAATTTTACGCGCCCCGCGCTCAATCGCATCCTTGATCAGCATCCCCGTTCCATAAGTATTCGTTACCAACGGGGTTAACGTCGGCGTTACGAACTGAATTCCTGAAGCCGCCGCAACTTCGATCACAGCTATCTTTTCGGCAGCAAAGTAACCGTACATGGCCGTTAATGGTCGTTGTGCCAGATCCACCGTTGACGCTGTGATAGCTTGACCACCAGCATGATTGGCTAACCACGCTGCCACTGTCCCCTCACCACCATCCGCGATGGCTACTTGGGTTGTTGTGATTCCATGAGCTGCGAACCGTTTAGCCACTAGCTGGTTCGCTTGGATGCTAGTGATGGAATTTTTAAATGAATCAATCGCGATTAAAGCGTGCATGTTAACGTCTCCTTATCGACATAATTACTTTTAGTATAGTCATTACGGGTCGTGCCAGCAATTCATATCAGTTGTCAGACTTCATAAAACTCGTTAAGCTTAAGTTATCAAAACTTTAATGGAGGCTGATAAATCATGACAGACAAGTATGATTACGATGTATTATACATTGGTGCGGGCCACGCTACGTTTGATGGGGCTGCGCCGCTCGCTAAAACTGGTGTCCGGGTCGGTGTTATTGAAAGTGATCTAATTGGGGGCACCTGCCCCAACCGCGGGTGTAACGCCAAAATCACCCTTGATGAACCCGTTAAATTAACGCGAGAAGCAGCACGCCTCAATGATATTTTAAGTAGTGCTCCGACCATTAATTGGACGGCCAACGTGGCCCATAAACAAGAGATTATTGATCCCTTACCAACAGGCCTAAAAGCCCGCTTGGAAGATGGTGGCGCAACGATCATCCATGGTCACGCCACGTTCAAGGACACTCACACCGTTGTCATTGATGATCAGCAAACCATTACTGCCGAAAAGATCGTCATTGCGACCGGTCTAAAGCCCCATCGACTGGATATTCCAGGTACCAAACTTGCCCATGACAGTAGTGACTTTATGAATCTCAAGCAGCTGCCACAAAACATCGTGATTATTGGGGCTGGCTATATTGGTATGGAATTCGCTACCATCGCTAATGCAACCGGTGCCAAGGTGACGGTCATGTTACATGGCGACCAGGCCCTCCGTGATTTTTACCAACCATTCGTTGCACAAGTGGTTGCCGATTTAACCGAACGTGGGGTAACCTTCATCAAAAATGCCAACGTACAAGCATTTACCCAGCAGGACAACCAGCTCCAAGTTAGCTATGGTGACCACCAGCAATTGACCACCGATTGGATCTTAGACGCGACTGGTCGGATTCCAAACTTAGATGGTTTAGGCTTAGACCGGATTGGCGTCAAATATGACCGCCACGGCGTTTCTGTCAACGACCACTTGCAAACCAACGTTCCTAACATCTATGCAGCCGGTGATGTCCTTGCCAATGACTTGCCAAAGGTCACACCAGCAGCCTACTTTGAGTCCAAATACTTGATGCGCTTATTCTCCGGCCAAACCAACGACCCGATTGATTATCCAGTAATTCCATCGGTCGTCTTCACTTCGCCACGAATTGCGCAAGCTGGCATGAAAATACCAGCTGCTGAAAAGGCCGGTTTAACCGTCAGTGATAACGACTTAGCTGATTACTGGTATTATCAAGTCTCCAAGGAACCAATTGCCGCTAGCAAACAAGTCCATGATCAGAATGGTCATCTCGTTGGCGTAACTGAAATCAGTGACCAAGCTGAAGATGCCGTCAACGCATTACTTCCGGCCATTGAATACCAGTTAGACCGTGAACAGATCGAACGCCTAATTGGCATTTTCCCAACTATCGGCTACGCAGCTTGGCACCGGGCTTAAACTATAAAATACCACTGTGCCCGACGCTTGATTAATCCTTACTAATAACTGCCGCCAATGAGCAAGATTCATTGGCGGCTCTTTTTATGTCCGTTTCATTACTTTAAAAACCAACTCGAGAGTGCGCGTCAAGCACACTGACCGTGCTATAATTGCGCTTAGCTTAACAATTGAAAGGTTGGCCCTGACAATGGATATGGACGCTCAAAAATTATTTACCTTAGTAGACGCTGCTTATAATCAACCGATTACCAATCAACCATCCGATTCCTACCGCCAAGCGTTACTGGCAGCTGCCATCGACCTGAATAACAACGTTTCGCCACAGCAAGTAACCATCAAGCTATATCAAGCCTATTATCGTAACTATATGGTACCAATGACCCTACCACGCCAGCATCGTGACCTCTACCAATACGTGCATACCCAATTACAGTGCCTCACGCGCACAGAACAGCGCAATATGGCACTTGGTTATGGTCTGATTGCGACGCACCTAACATTTGGCCCCTTAAACTGAGCTTAAAAGAACTTCTTTAACAAACTACCGTCAAGATACTCACACGCCTTCCGATCAAGACGGTATTCAAATGGCAGATATGGACGTACTCAACCTTTAATTGGCTGATCATTATTTGACATATAAAGCGCGTTCTAGCAATTGGCACCCCGCCCCCCTGGAGGTCGGACTAGGATGCGCATTGCCGACGACCAATAATCCATCTGTTTGGCACGTTTTAAATCAGACTTCATGCCAAATTAACTAGTACAATATATCATTACATTTGATTGAATCCTAAAATTCAGAAAAACAAATAATCCGTAAAGCATCACAATTAAAAGCCCCAGCGATTACTCATCGCTGGGGCTTCATCATTTCTAAATTAATCGTCTAATCCTAATCGCTTGAAAATATCGTCAACATGGCGCAGATGGTAATGATAATCAAACGCATCATCAATGGCGGCTTGATCCAAATGCTCACGGATTTCGGCATTACCTTCAACGAGCGGCTTAAATTGCAACTGTTCATCCCACGACTTAGCTGTCAGTGGCTGAACGAGGTCATAAGCACTTTCACGTGACATCCCCGTATCAATCAATTTAAGCAAGACACGCTGACTATAAATCAACCCGTAAGTCGCATCCATGTTTTGCTTCATCCGTTCTGGGAACACCGTCAGGGTCTTAATAATCTTATTGATCCGAGTTAAGATGTAATCCACTAAAATCGTGGTGTCTGGTAAGATGATTCGTTCCGCAGAAGAATGGGAGATGTCCCGTTCATGCCACAATGGCACATCCTCATAAGCCGTCATCATGTGCCCCCGGATGACCCGCGCTAGCCCCGTGACATTTTCAGAACCGATGGGATTTCGTTTATGCGGCATTGCTGACGAACCCTTCTGCCCCTTATTGAAGAATTCTTCCACTTCATGAGTTTCAGATTTTTGCAACCCACGAATTTCGGTTGCAAATACTTCAACGCTGGTAGCAATCAAGGCCAAACTAGCAATGTATTCTGCATGTAAATCACGTGGCAAGACTTGCGTCGAAATTTCTTGTGCCCGTAACCCGAGCTGCTTGCAGACAAATTCTTCAACAAATGGTGGAATATTCGCAAACGTTCCAACAGCACCACTGATCTTGCCAGCTTCAACCCCTGCCGCTGCGTGTTCAAAACGTTCAATATCCCGATTAATTTCAGAATACCACCGGGCAATCTTCAATCCAAACGTGGTTGGTTCAGCGTGGACGCCGTGTGTCCGGCCCATTTCCACCGTATATTTATACTTTTTCGCTTGTTGTGCTAGTGTCGCCCGTAAATCTTGTAAGTCTTGGCGAATAATCGCATTGGCCTGCTTCAACCGGTAGCCTTGCGCCGTATCGACAACATCAGTACTCGTTAAACCATAGTGGACCCACTTACGTTCTGCGCCTAATGATTCAGACACGTCGCGCGTAAAGGCAACTACATCATGATGCGTCACGGCTTCGATCTCCGCGATCCGATCAACATCAAACTTGGCATTCTCTCGAATTTTAGCAACATCACTTGCCGGAATCTTTCCCAATTCAGCCCAAGCCTCATCTGCGGCAATTTCCACTTCTAACCATGCTTGATACTGATTTTCTAGCGACCATACTTTGCCCATCTCGGGACGCGTATAACGATCAATCATTGCTAATCCTCATTTCTATATAGGTATTCACCAACAAAACACGAACATTATTATAGCACACCGGCCTATCGATTAATAGTGACGAATAATGAAAAACAGCAGTGTTTTTTCAGCTAATTTCCATTTAAAACAATTATCAGCATCATTCATTCGGCTAATTATGAACAATTTAATAACCGTAAAACAAGAACATTCGGTTTTACGGTTGCGTTTTCGGTTTAAAATTGCTATACTCATTTCTGTTGGAGTGGTGAACGTTTAACTACTCTTTAGGATTAATTATTCATAATTAAACTATTTAATGAGGTGGAAGAATATGGCATCAGTCGTAGTAGTAGGTAGCCAGTGGGGCGATGAAGGTAAAGGAAAGATCACGGACTTTTTGAGTCAGGAAGCAGATGTGGTATCACGTTACCAAGGCGGCGATAATGCCGGCCACACCATCGTATTTAATGGGCAAACTTTCAAATTACGGCTGATTCCATCAGGGATTTTCTTCCATGATAAGCTAGCCGTCATTGGAAATGGCGTTGTCTTAAATCCCAAGTCATTAGTTGAAGAATTACAATACTTGCGGGATAACGGCGTCAACCCGGATAACCTCCGCATTTCTAATCGGGCCCATGTTATCTTGCCTTACCACATCACGCTAGATGGTGCTCAAGAAAAAGCCAAAGCTGGCGGTAAGATTGGAACGACTAATAAAGGAATCGGCCCGGCTTACATGGATAAGGCGGAACGAATCGGAATTCGCGTAGCCGATCTGCTTGATAAGGACACTTTTGCGGCCTTACTCAAACGCAACTTAGCTGAAAAGAACCAAATCATTACCAAGCTTTATGATTTAGAACCACTTAAATTTGAAGATATTTTTGATGACTATTACGCCTATGGTCAGACCTTGAAACCATTCGTGACCGATACTTCCGTTGTCATTAATGACGCGCTAGATAACGGTCAACGCGTGCTATTCGAAGGTGCTCAAGGTGTTATGTTGGATATTGACCAAGGGACTTACCCTTACGTTACTTCATCTAACCCGGTTGCCGGTGGCGTTACTATTGGGAGCGGCGTTGGCCCATCTAAGATCGACAACTGTGTTGGGGTCTTAAAAGCCTACACTTCCCGCGTTGGTGACGGTCCATTCCCAACTGAACTCTTTGACGAAGTCGGTGATTTCATTCGTGAAACGGCTCATGAATACGGGACCGTTACTAAACGTCCTCGGCGGATTGGTTGGTTCGATAGCGTTGTATTACGACACGCCAAACGGGTCTCTGGGTTTACTCATCTCAGTTTGAACTGCTTAGACGTCTTAACGGGCTTAAAGACCATCAAGGTATGTACCGCTTACGACTTAAACGGCGAAACCATCTATCACTACCCTGCTAGCCTTAAAGAACTAGAAGCTTGCAAACCTATCTACGAAGAACTTCCTGGCTGGGACGAAGACATCACTGGCGTTAAAACCTTTGAGGAGCTACCAACTAACGCTCAGAACTACTTGCGTAAATTGGAGACACTTGTTGGCGTTAAAATTGCCACTTTCTCCGTTGGTCCCGATCGCGAACAAACGAACGTTATCGATCACGATATTTGGGGCTAATTACATCACACACTGTGAATTAACTTAAAGGAGTTTTGTATCATGGGCATGGAAATTTTTGATTACGAAGACATTCAACTAATTCCGAACAAGTGTGTCATTAATAGCCGTTCGGAAGCTGACACGACTGTAGAACTGGGTGGCCGCCGCTTCAAAATTCCGGTGGTACCTGCTAATATGGCGACCGTTATCAATGACGACATTGCCAAGTGGCTCGCTTCTAACGACTACTTCTACATCATGCATCGTTTTGCTCCAGAGACTCGGCGAGCCTTTATCGAGACGATGCACGCTGCTCAATTGTATGCATCAATTTCGGTCGGCGTCAAAGCTAGTGAATACGATTTTATCAACGATCTGGCCGTTAATCAGATTGTACCTGAATACATCACGATTGATATTGCACATGGTCATGCTGACAGTGTCATTGCAATGATCAAGCACATCAAAGACGTCCTTCCAGATAGTTTTGTAATTGCCGGAAATGTGGCCACACCAGCCGCGGTGCGTGACCTTGAGAACGCTGGCGCTGATGCAACCAAAGTTGGCGTTGGTCCAGGTAAAGCTTGCATTACTAAGGTCAAGACCGGCTTTGGGACTGGCGGCTGGCAATTAGCTGCTGTCCGGTGGTGTGCTAAGGCCGCTCGCAAACCAATCATCGCAGATGGTGGCGTGCGGACCAACGGCGACATCGCCAAGTCGATCCGCTTCGGTGCTACCATGGTCATGATTGGTTCAATGTTAGCCGGACACCAAGAATCACCCGGTAACATTTTGAAGATTGATGGTAAAACTTATAAGCAATACTACGGTTCCGCCAGTGAAACCCAAAAAGGTGAACATAAAAACGTGGAGGGCAAGCAAATGCTCGTCCCTTACCGTGGTCGCTTAGTCGATACCTTGAATGAAATGCAAGAAGACTTACAATCATCCATCTCGTATTCAGGCGGCCGGGATTTGAAGGCCATCACCAAGTGCGACTACGTGGTAGTTAAGAACTCGATTTATAATGGGGACTAATTAAGCCTTGATAACACTAAACCACCTTGCTAGCAGTTTTTGCTTGTCAAGGTGGTTTTTATTTAACCATGACATCTCTTCACCCTGACATCAGCAATGAAAGCGATTATAATAAAACTAAATCACTAATCGAGGTAATCACATCATGGAACACAATCGGGTCTTACGATTAGAACATGGCATTAATTTCCGGGAACTGGGTGGCTATGAAAATACCGCTGGTCAGACAATCAAATGGCAAAAACTGCTGCGTTGCGGCGGTATGTCACTACTCACCAACCGCGATCTTACCTACTTAGATGACTACGGTCTCCGTTACGACATTGATCTACGCCAAGCCAATGAAGCTGAGATGTCCCCAGACCGCTATCCTAAGCGCACTAAGTATCTCAATACATCCGTCTATCCATTTACCGACAATCGCCGGTTTGATCGGCGTTTAAAACGGCTCATCAAACGGATGGTCGTCGACGATTCGTTCAATGCCCAAACATACGCACAAATGGTCACGGACAGCCACGCCGTGAAAGTCTGGCAAAACTTGTTTGCGACCCTACTTGCTAATGACCAGCCCGACCAGTCGGTACTCTTTCACTGTGCTGCTGGTAAAGATCGCACGGGCGTGGCAGGAGCCCTTATCATGACCGCCTTGGACGTCCCCCGCGAGACGATTATGCAGGACTACCTACTCACCAACGCCGTCTTCATGGCTGCAGACAGCATGGACACCGCTACGATCATTACAAAGGCCAATGCTGGTGACCTTGCCAGTCAATTCAACGTTGCTATGGCCGTTGAAGCCGACAATATGAAAATGGTCTTTCGGGTTTTCGACGACCTCTACGGCAATGGTATTGGTTATTTACGAGAAGTGCTTGGGTTATCCGTAGCGGATATTAATAATTTGCGCCAATTGTACTTGAACGACTAGGGAACACTAAAAAAACTGATTTTGAAAGTCAATAACTTTTCAAAATCAGTTTTTTTAGCCTCATCTATTCAATTGTTTGATTATAAAATTGGTGATAACAGCCGTGAAAATGTCTGTTTGAACTTCAGCCAGAATGACTGATTCTTAAAGTCTTGAACGGTAATCAAACTACTGATTTTTTGATCTTCTAAGAAAATCCGTTCCAACTCTTGTGCTAAATCAGCATCGTATAAAAAGGCGTTCACTTCGAAGTTCAACTTAAAGCTCCGGAAATCCAAGTTAGCGGAACCAACCGAAGCCACCTGACCATCAATCACGATGGTCTTAGCATGAATAAAGCCATTATTATAATAATAGATTTTCACACCAGCATCTGCCAGTTCCCGAGCATAGTACTGGGTTGCCCGGTAAACAAAGGCATGGTCGGGTTTATCCGGCACCATGATGCGGACATCGACTCCTGACATCGCTGCAATTTTAATTGCGTCGAGTACGGAATCATCCGGGATTAAATATGGTGACTGAATCCATAAGCGGTGTTGGGCCGTCATAATCATTTTAATATAGCCCAACTTAATCTGTTGCGCATCACTGTCAGGGCCGCTCGAGACGATTTGTAACGACGTATTACCTTTAACGCGAATAACTGGGAACATGTTAACGTCTGGTACGATGCGGTGTTCCGCATCAGTGGCGTTCCAGTCCCGAATGAAACGTTCCTGTAATTCGAAAACCCCTGAACCAACGATTCGTAAGTGCGTATCGCGCCAGTAGCCGAACTTCTTACTGCGCCCAAGGTACTGGTCACCAACGTTAAAACCACCGACGTAACCAACCCGACCATCCGTTACTACGATCTTACGGTGATCACGGAAGTTTAGTCGGAAGTCCAAAATCGCCGAATGGGCCCCCAAGAATGGTCGGGCATGCCCACCGAGCTCTTCCAAGTGCTTGAAGAAACTGCGGAACGTGCCCATCGACCCCCACGGATCATAGAGCACACGAACGTCAACACCTTGAGCGGCTTTACGCTCTAATAAGTGTAATAAGTCATTACCGATTTGGTCATTATAAAAAGTATAATATTCGATATGAATATGATTCTTAGCCGCTTCAATAT from Lactiplantibacillus paraplantarum includes the following:
- the cls gene encoding cardiolipin synthase; the protein is MQYIEPIVYTIIILNAAAAFITVFRDRNRDIAATWAWLLVLILLPIVGFIAYAFVGRKLPKNRLFRLRKETQIRLEQMIQRQREALGTELMPADAVTSSVRGMVSLFLNSDGALLSRKNRVKIYTDGHEKFHAMFQDIEAAKNHIHIEYYTFYNDQIGNDLLHLLERKAAQGVDVRVLYDPWGSMGTFRSFFKHLEELGGHARPFLGAHSAILDFRLNFRDHRKIVVTDGRVGYVGGFNVGDQYLGRSKKFGYWRDTHLRIVGSGVFELQERFIRDWNATDAEHRIVPDVNMFPVIRVKGNTSLQIVSSGPDSDAQQIKLGYIKMIMTAQHRLWIQSPYLIPDDSVLDAIKIAAMSGVDVRIMVPDKPDHAFVYRATQYYARELADAGVKIYYYNNGFIHAKTIVIDGQVASVGSANLDFRSFKLNFEVNAFLYDADLAQELERIFLEDQKISSLITVQDFKNQSFWLKFKQTFSRLLSPIL